The Helianthus annuus cultivar XRQ/B chromosome 11, HanXRQr2.0-SUNRISE, whole genome shotgun sequence region GATGAAATTGTTGATAATTTAGTGTTGATTTAGCTTCTTGTTTGTTAAATCTTGAATCTTGATTTTTGTTTTGCTAGAACTGCAATCTATTCTTGATTTCGTGCATACATCTGATTCTTAATTTCATCGTTACATCTGATTCTTGATAGGAGTTCAACCTGGGCCTGTAATACGATGCCAATGGCATTCAAGGTCTCAAGAAATGCCACATGTACTAGGTCACATGTTAGAGCAAAATGTCAAAGAAGAATTTAGCCAAAGAATGGCTAGTCACGATCAAACTTTCTTCAGATTGATCTATTACATATCAAAGTGCTACCAATAAGTCCATAGATCCACCCAACTTTGGTGTTAATTCTAAATCTGTTAATCTAAACCTTGAATTATAGTTCAAGAATCAACAAAGGTGGCTATTGTTCTTACGACgacagtggtggttgtggtgagGTGAGGTGAGGAAagggcggcggtggtggtggttgtgtggAGAGGGGTGGCAGAGGTGGTGATGATTGTGGGGTGAGTGTATGTCTTGTTGATGAAGATGTTATATGGTGATGAAGATGAAAAGATTTGATGAACATAAATATCTTATAAAGATGAAGTGGTGGTATTGTTTCAATAATAATGCAAACGACACATTTGCCCTTCGAATTTTACTTGAAAAGACAATATTGCCCAGGTCAACTAATGGTTGACTAACGAAATCTGTTAGCAGGGACGTGATTGACCAAATCGACAACTACAGGAGCTTGATTGTTCAATTTTACCAAATAAAAACTCAACGTGCCGTTGGGTGTTTACCACAGAGAGTAAAATTGTAGTTTACTCAATATTTTTATTACACCTTAATTGGTTACACAATTATGAGCTAACTTATTCTCTTATTAATAATTAACTTGTTTTGATTGCAGAATGTGTTGAATAAATGAAGATGGGCTGATGACAATACATAGATTTTAATTACAAAATTTATTGGGCTGAAGAAAAACTTGCGTATGGGCTGCACCATTGATTTAATTGATATTAAAATTACATTGGGAAAGTAAGGCCGACGAATGGACTTAGAAAGTGAGGCTCATTGTATGGGGGCAATTAATTAGACGAATGGAactgccaatgatctctagatcaagtggtggagggtttgcatttctcttgagagatgcaagttcgactcccacttggtgcagagtgaggcattggtgggcaatgataggagacccagggaaacctgggttggatccttaagtcaaacgggttttaccggtaatttcaccgtcgtgcctacgggcgggtgggttaccgggttttccctggaattggtggtggactcgggttactctcggagtactccgtttgtccagtgggtgccccgagagtactcgggattgagtttgttggccgttcaaaaaaaaaaaaaaattagaggaATGGAACTCAGTGGCGAAGCTTAAAATTTCCGATCgtgggtcgaaaacgtatatatagctaaaaaaattataaacccgggggtcgaaaacgtatatacttaAAAAATTTTATACGAAAACTATTTGTACTTGTATTAGCTATCATTGCATTGCATGTGCAGACAAGGGCTTGAGCATTTGCTCTGGTGATAGCTGAACGTTAACGTTGTGTTGCTAAGTTTAGGTATGGTCTTCCGTGCGCATGGTTTGTAAGGCCTTGCGCAGGCTTTAGGACCATAGTCTTCTGTGCATGGTTTGTAAGGCTTTGAGTAGGATTTAGGAACATACCCCTACACTACTTTATCTCAATAAGATCATCAATGCAGAGATATGTGTGTGTTCCTTTCGTAttaagggtgtaaggagtggttaaacactttggagtggtaaactaaaaaaccgaccaatcagagcaCGCCATGTCAAtcaggcaaaagtgtttaaactttgctgaaaattgttggcaatggtttagacacttggtgaagtggtaaactatttttttaaaaaaaaaggaaaaaattgtgattggttgagataggaatggaccccaccccaccacACACACCCTCTACTTCACCGCATCGGCATCACACCACCGATTTGGTAAACTTGGAAGCGGCAAACTTTGTTGGTGGTGGTGTTTGCCGAGTGGTAAACATGTTTGCCGCATGTTGCCGATTACCACTCCGTATGCCCTAAGCGTTTAGTTTTCTCTCTCTTCAAATTTTCCACAAAAGTTAACCCCTTTCAGTTTTATGCCGGCtacccgtttgattatattaatAAATTTTTGGCTTTTATATTTTCTCGAATTTTTATTACCCCAAATCCCATTATATTGAATTGGAAGAGCAGTAATGAGAAATTGAGAATCTTTCTTTTCATACACAAAAGGCCAGATACCCGACTGTTATCTAAATACTCAGCTCATGTAAATCTAGTATTATCAATCAATGACAAAACTACTCTATTTAATACCCTTTTTCTTGGAGAAGTGTGTCAAAAGAGTTTCTCTATTTCAAACATCATGCTGGTTCTCTTAGGTGTGGTTCTCTACACTAAAATTCTTAATACACCTAAAAGTAAACTAATGTCACAGAAAATTTTTGGAGCTAATAAACGGTTAAAAAAATCATGTTCAGATTGAATTAATGGGACATTTAGACTATATGTTTGAAAACAATCCACCACTTCCCCAAATTCCCTAAAACAATTCTCCTACATTTTGATTGTTAGTGTCAAATTCCCCCAAAATTGATTTATACAGTTTCAAAGCGATCATAGTGGCATAAAATAATGAATCATAATGCGAAATGCATGGCGTATCCAATTCACAAATCGCATTTATAACAGTCAATAAGAAATTTAATTCACAAATTGCTAGTAAAAAACTAAGGTAGCCTTCGTTTCATGCAATGTAATGGAATTGGAATTTGCTTAGATATTGAAATTTAATTTGGATTTCACAAATTACTAATACGAAACTTAATTTCACATATTACAGTTCATAATTACAAATGTACCTAACCCTACGTGACGCCAGAAAGCGAGAACTTAAGACCTAATGGCGCAACCAGGAGGACCGTGATCATACAAACCAGCAGTCGGAGACCTTCTTATGTGTGAAGTTATTCTTTGTTTTCGGATTATGCATGTTGGACGGTTGCTATGTGGCTCGGACGTTTCAACCGTATCAGTTGGTTGAGTGTCAAATTTGGGACATTGATTCTGATTCTTATGTTTGTACCTTGCTATAAATTTCCAGAGAGTAATTTGGCTTGTTACACACTATAGGTGATTAGCTTATGAgcattttcacatttttatttacCATTCATCAAAAGAATtatcctatatattaaaaaactaAGCTTATGAACAGTATTTACCAGTTTATGACGTGGTTACTTTATTTTGCCCACACTCTGTCTCATCAAGCTTCATTCACACGCGTATCCTTCGCAACCTCCTAAACCCCTGTCTCTACCAGTCATCATCACCCCCAGCCGACCACCACAACAATCAAAGACAGAGACATGTGAGAGGGAAGACCACTGGCGGGCTGCTGGCCGGTTTATTATATTAATGCAAGGAAACTATGAagtagcatatatatatatatatatatatatatatatatatatatagggtaaggatagtgtaaaaagggcctaaagtgtgaggtgtgtattataacactatatataatactatataacaccatataaacaccgtataacaatatgtaacaccatataataccatataacactatgtaacactatataacattatataacaaatataacactatacatctatcatagacatgctatcagacaaactatagtgttatatttgttatataatgatatatagtgttacatagtgttatatgatattatatggtgttacatatttttatacggtgtttatatagtgttatatagtattatatagaGTGTTAtaacacacttctcacacttctcacactttgagcactttttacaggatcctctacctatatatatatatatatgggatggttcaaatgaaaaccacttttattgtgaaaactaactaaaaaaagcctaaaaaacacacaaaattttttttttcaatttttttttataaaaatcgctagtttttatatataaaaaaaactttttaaaaaaaaaaaaaatttttgtgtagtgcacatgtgtaataatacacatgtgtagtacacatacatatgtgcagtattacacatgtgcactacacaaaatttttttttttttttttttgaaatttttttttatattaaaaagctgcgaaattttgattgcaaaaaaaaaaaaattttttttgtatgtttttttggctttttttaattagttttcgagttttcataATAACTAgtagttttcatttgaaccttcccctatatatatatacacacaaatcATATATTAATTGCTTTTAGTTACTGCATATTGCTCTGCTATTTAATCCATGACAACATCTTGGAATATAGAACGATGCTTGTTATGCTAATACACTGCACTCATCTGTGTTCCGTATAACTAAGGACCAAAGGGGTTGTAGCCTATAGTAGTGGTATGAAGGTGTTATGTAAGGTGGTCCAACAGATGAAGTTGAGGGTTAAGACATTTACTTTTATTCTATCCTTACTTCTTTCGTTTATTTTAACTGTAATTTAGAACTATGATTATACCCATATGCTCTAGTTAACAATGAATTACGACTTTCATATGGACTATtaagagttaactgtcattttcgtccctatggtttgatcactttggccatttcagtccatttttcaaaaatgcgccattttcctccccgacgttctggaaaggtgccatttcagtccaaaaatcataacccagttaagtcagtttgtaaataaggactgattgtgtaaatttgttaacataaaggaccatttaagtaaaatgtataaatatttatataattataaaatcTATAATATATAAACACACAAATCACTGCTCtgtctctctactctctctctaacccaccaccaccatcacctacACTTCCACCGCCGGTCAACCACCGCTACAGAACACCACCGCCGTCATCATCCTCCGCCGTCATCATCAACCACCATCCCAAAAACACCACCGCCGTCATCATCAACCACCATCCCAAAAACACCACTGCCGTCATCATCCTCCTCTCCTCATCATCAACCACCATCCTAAAACACCACCGCCGTCATCATCCTCCGCCATCATCATCAACCACCATCCCAAAAACACCACCGCCGTCATCATCGCCACTCTCTCTCTTTctactccctctctctctaaaccaccaccaccaccaccatcaccttcacctccaccaccaccaccaccaccatcaccttcacCGCCGCCACACTAGACCTCCGCCGCCACCAACTGAATCGGCAACGCCGATGACGGAGAAGGTTACGGCGGCAGATGATGACCAGCAGCAGAAGCCCTAACGTTCGCCTCTGTTTCAGGTAGTTGAACTCTCCGATCACCGTTCCGCTCAGATCCGTATGATTGAACAAGCCCTAACGTTCGCCTCTGTTTCAGGTAGTTATCAGTTGATTTATTCTATGTTTGTTATCGGTTGTTATAAGATTTGTAATTGTTAATTAAGTTTTTGAGAATTAAGTTTGACTTATAGCTGATCACCTCTGCAAGTCTCGCCGGAAAAACCATCGCCGGAGCTTAGTCGCGCCGCCATTCCAAACGATACCGGATCGGTTTTACTTGTTAAATCAGTATGTTATTACTTATATTATGTTTCTGCAAGTTTAATTACATTATAATCATGTTTTTGGAATCGAAATCGGATCGGGTTTAACTTTCGTTGACTGTTTTGGGGAAGACGATGAACAGTAACTTGTTCAAATATTTGAATTTTCATTGACtgttttgatggtggtggtgattgcaGACCATTCATTTTCATCTCCGTATTCTCCGATTCACTCCCACCGGCgaccaaacctgcaactatcatcATCTTCCATTAATCTTCTTCATCATCGTTGAACCACCCTGTTCACCGTGACATCCTCTTCTCCGATCAAACTACATCTCCAgcatagagagagagagtagggagagagtggtggcagtggctgtggtggcggtggtggctgtggtggctgtggtggcggtggtggctgtggtggcggtggtggtggtggtggtggtggcagcggagtggtggtggtggcagggctagtggtggtggtgttacaaatttacacaatcagtcctttatgttacaaatttacacaatcagtccttatttacaaaccgacttaactgggttatgatttttggactgaaatggcacatttccagaacgtcggggaggaaaatggcgcatttttgaaaaatggactgaaatggccgaagtgaccaaaccacagggacgaaaatggcagttaactcgaCTATTAAATTTACGATTTTTTCAGACATACTCTACTCCATCAAAGTTGTTACATCAAACTCCAATCACGTAAAAGAAATACTTAATGAGAAGGTGTGGCAACAGGATTAACCATCACCTGCACTTTCTGCTTCTCTGGAATAGAAGACACCAAAGTCATTGAACCAGACTTAACCTTCTCAGCAATCATGATAAAAACACAAAACAAGACCCTCCAAACCACCACCATCCCTAGTAATACCAACAAATCAATCCACTTTGAGTAACCCATTTCAACTTGCCATTTTACCCTCAATATATACTCTCCATCCATAACTTTTGGCACCCCGGCTTCGTTATATGCATACCTTACTCCTTCAAACTCATTCTTGAACAATCCTTGAAAAGCATACTTGTGAAATCCGATGTAAAACAAAGGGTATCTCCAAAACGGGTCCGGTAAATCATTTGGTAAGCGAAAGAACCCACCACTTATCATCATGAAGCCCTGAATCCCCGCACCCACTATGATTCCCAATAAGTAGTTTGGAACTACGCTCGCGATGGTCATCATTAGACTCTCAACTACCAGCATACAAGCAAATATTACGGATGTGAAGTATACAAAGTGATCAAATCCGTCACGAAGTCCTGCGAGGTAGTATGCTACTACCCCTGGAATCACGGATACTAGTAACAAGTATGGTATTGATGATAGGGTATTGGCTATAACAAAAGCCCCTGTTGAGTAATGTCCATTTAATCTTTCACGTTCGAATACTTTCATGTCCTCCACAAATGAGGGGAACCCCCCTATGGCCATGAATGTTAAGAATGAAGCCACAAACATCAGCATCGAACTTCTAGCCTGCAAGTTTAAAATCCATGATGTATGATGATAGAAATAATATGATTTGTAAGTGTTTATTAGATTGTTTTTGGAACATGTTTAGATTCGGACATAATCTAAATTGTGTTACCTCAACCGAAGTATAGGTTGACCCAACATTATAGTAGAGTGTTCCAAGACCTAAGGCCAACGCTAAATAGATAGCAAGGCGCAACCAATAGTAGCCAAGATCACGACGCATGTTGACGAAAGACCTCCTCGTGAGTACAAGAGATTGGGTTAAGAAGCTTGCATGGTCTTTATTATTGTCATGTGCTTCATCTCTCTATAAAATTTCCAAGAAAATATTCATCTTAATGGAATTGTAATTTCCTTGCCTTTCATTCCATGCATCGTATAACATATATACAAAGGGTATTAATGACATTTCCTAAAATTGAGCTAGACCACTAATCAAGCTAGTCAAAATACATAAATACAAATGATACAATCATGGAACAATTATAGCCTATTCAAAAGCTGTCCATTCTTATACtcccccgcagtcgaagcgggAGGCTCTCGGATGTTGAGACTGGACCGAAAATCGTCGAATAAAACCTTTGGCAAGCCTTTGGTGAAGATGTCGGCGATTTGATATCTGGAGGGAACGTGGAGAACACGGACGAGGCCTTTGGCGACCTTTTCACGGACAAAATGAATGTCCATTTCGATATGTTTGGTACGTTGATGTTGAACGGGATTGCCCGCAAGATAGATAGCACTTACGTTGTCACAATACACCAAGGTTGCTCGATCTAGTGGATGGTGAACTTCCAGGAGAAGGTTGCGTAGCCAACATACTTCAGAGACTACATTCGCGACGCCACGGTATTCGGCTTCGGCGCTAGAACGTGACATTGTGGGTTGGCGTTTTGAAGACCATGATAAAAGGTTGTCGCCCATGTAAACGCAATATCCCGAAGTTGACCGACGGGTGTCGGGACACCCTCCCCAGTCCGCATCCGTGTAAGCCACAAGTGAGGAGGTTTGTGACGGTTGTAGATGTAAGCCATAGGTTATGGTGCCTTTGACATATCTTAGGATTCGCTTGAGGGCATTCAAATGGGTCATTTTTGGATCATGCATATGAAGACACACTTGTTGGACTGCATAAGAGATATCCGGTCGTGTAAAAGTGAGATATTGTAAGGCGCCCGCGAAACTCCTATATTCCGTGATATTGTCAACAGGAGAACCGTGTGTGTTACTCAACTTGTTTTGAGTATCAACGGGAGTGGCAGCCGGCTTACAATCCGTGAGACCGGCACGGTTCAATATTTCTCGAGCATACTTTTCTTGGGAAAGAAATAGTGAGTTGTTTGACCGTGTCACCGAAATGCCAAGAAAGTAGCTTAAAGGACCGAGATCGGTCATGGCAAATTCTTTGGATAGGAGAGCCATAAATTTTTCACGAAGATCATTGGTAGAAGTAATCAAGAGGATATCGTCCACATAGAGTAAGATGTAAGCCATATGGGATCCTTGTTTGAAAATGAATAGAGAATGATCACATTTGCTGTGTTGAAATCCCATCTTTGACACAAAATCGGCAAATCTTTGGTACCATGCCCTCGGAGCTTGTTTGAGCCCGTATAGAGACTTCTTTAGAAGACAAACATGATTCGGATATGTGGCATCCCGAAAACCCATTGGTTGATGCATGAAAACCGTTTCATTAAGATGGCCATGTAGAAAAGCGTTTTTAACGTCAAGTTGATGTATTGGCCATGATTTCGACAATGCTAATGATAAAACGGTTCGAATAGTTGCCGGTTTAACAACCGGACTAAACGTCTCTCCACAATCAATACCAACTTGTTGAGATCTACCATCACAAACCAAACGGGCTTTGTATCGCTCAAGAGTACCGTCCGCTTTCTTTTTGTGCCTAAAAATCCACATACTCCGAACGATATTCATATCAGTCCGTTTTGGTACTAATTCCCAAGTCCCATTTTCAATAAGTGCCCGAAATTCGTCAGCCATGGCAGTTTTCCAGTTTGGATCGTTGAGGGCTTCGGTTGGGGATTTAGGTAGTGGGGAAATTTTTTTAGAAGTTGTGGTGTTTAAATTAAATAATTGTTTAGGTTTATAGATGCCAGACATGGAACGGGTATTGATAGTGCGAATGGGTTGGGTCTGATGGTTTACGGTGTGTGGGTGTGAATCGGGATGGGCTGGTTGGTTTGGATGGGTCTCGGGTGGAGGTGAAGGGGTGTTTGGTGGTTGTTGGGCTCGTGGGCTGTGGGTCTCGAGTTGTGGGTGTGAATGGATTGGTTGGTTTGGGGGATGGTCATAATTAAATGGTGAGGGGATGTTGGGTCTTGGTGAGTGAATTGGTGAGGTAGGGGGACGACAGTAGGTGAGGGAGAATTGGTAGAATTATTAGGGGGTGAGTTTTGAACAGTAGGTGGATTGTTCTGGGTATTAGAATTTTGGGAGGTAGAGGTGGGATTAGGTGGGGTGGTCCAATAAAAAGGATATGGTGTGGATGTTAAGAAATCATAGGAGGAGGGGTTGGGTGAGGGGTTAGCAAATGGAAAGACGCCTTCGTCAAAAACGACGTTTCGGGAGATAGTGATTTGTTTGGTTTTGATGTTGAAGCATTTAAAACCCCGGTGATTTGCGGGATAACCAAGAAAAACACACGGAGTGGAGCGATCCGCGAGTTTATGAATAGTAGAAGAAGGGAGGAGAGGATAGCAAAGACAACCGAAAACGCGTAAATGGTCATAGGATGGGTGGCGATTATAAAGGCAAAAAGTGGGTGTGGAATTTTGGAGAACTTTGGTGGGTAGAATGTTTAACAAATAAGTGGCATGTTCTAGAGCATGGTGCCAAAATGTATGGGGTACCGAGGATTGAGATAAAATGGTACGCATGATATTGTTAATTGACCGAATTTTGCGTTCCGATTTACCGTTTTGAGGAGATGTGTACGGACATGAAAAACGGAAAGTCATACCATTTGAGGCACAAAATTTATGAAAAGAAATGTTATTATACTCTCGGCCATTATCGCATTGAAAACATTTTATGGTTGTGTGAAATTGGGTTGCAATCAATTTGTGAAATTCGATGAATTTAGAAAAAACTTGAGATTTAGAAGCAATGGCATACGTCCATAAGAAGTTGGTTTTATCATCTAAAAATAGAACATAATAACGACACCCGGTAGAGGAGAGAACCGGGGATGTCCATAAATCGCTATGCACTATATCAAAAGGTAAAGAAGTCCTAGTATTAGAATCATAAAAGGGAAATTTAACTTGTTTGCCAAAAACACACGAGGCACAAACAGTAGAGGGTTTAACATTATTTGAAAAAGAATGCAAAATAGGTttcaaacatctcaaaatattatttccGGGATGTCCAAGACGTCGGTGCCATGTGTCTTGGGTCACGGCCAAAAACGAAGTAGGCGGAGTACTAGAATcttgaacttgaatacttgaagGTAGTGTTAGTGGGTAAAGATCACCGACACTATCACATCGAAGGAGGTGCTTCCGGGTTTGGAGATCCTTCACATCAAAACCAAACGGATCAAATTCGATTGAAACATTGTTGTCGGTGGTGAAACGTCGGACGGATATTAAATTCTTAACTAGTTTTGGTGCGAAaagaatattatttaatttaaaatttgGAAAAGGATGTGGAAGGGTATGATTTCCAATCGCAAGAACTGGAATGTTATTGCCATCACCGACGATTATGTTTCGGGCATAAACTTTTTGAATTTGAGAAGTGAGATTAGTAGAGTTGTTGGTCATTATACCTGTGGCGCCCGTATCCATGTACCAATTTTGATCCGGCGGATAAAGTGAGAAGGCATTGAACGCTTGGTCAAGTTCTGTTGGCGTGTGAGTAGGCTCGGAGGTGGTGTAAGCTTGGTGTGGTCTTGGTCCGAGGATTCCCGGTTGTTGAGAAGGTGTCACAGGCCTTGAGTTTTGTGGTGGGTTTGTGGGAAAAGGGCAGGGAGGTGCGGCCCAGTAATAACCGAAGGGGCTTGGCCAAGTTATGGGCCTGTTTGTGCCAGCCTGGTAGTGTGGCCAAGATTGATTTGTAGCAGGTTGCCTTCCACGTCCCCTGCCACGACCGCGACCCCGGCCGCGACCACCTCGTGATGAAGCTTGAGTTGGTTGAGGAGAGGGAGATTGAGGGGTTGGAGTCGTTTGGTGGGCAGTATGAAGTGCGGTGTCGTTTTTGACACGGGTTGCTTTGGTGGTTTCTTCGAGTATTAGTTGGGAACGCGCTTCGTAAAAAGAAGGAAATGGCTTGGTATTTTGTAGGATGGCACCAACAGTGGCATAAGCTTCTGTGAGACCGGTGATTAATTGAATCACCAAGTTTCGTTCGGTGACGGGTGAGCCAACGTTGTCCATTCTTATACATCTAACTGTTAGTACCACAAACCGAACAATCTATTATGATATTAGCTTGTTATTTTTAAATATCTAACTTACCTTTTCGCATATTTCAGCAACCGTATTGTTCACTTCTTGGTAAGTAGTGGATGATTTGTAGGAATCTACTAAGGTTTTAATAACTTCCTCTGTAGGTTTCCTTCCACCTAAACCTAGTTCGATATCCTGTGAATTTCAATAATGATGTTAGACCATGTTCGTCCTGGCCAAACCACAAAAACATATATAAACCCGTCTAATCAGTCAAAGAAACGTTAGATTTCTAGTTATTCGAAACACATGTATTCTCTCCATTTAAAAACATATCCACACTCTTCCATATCATCACCACCGTTTaccattatttttcaaaattaattTTTTATACTATACAACTTTATTTTCATTTCGGTATTATTTGAAATAATAATTGTATTTATGAAATATTATAGTCTTTGAAAAACTAGGAAAGTTCTAAAGTTGGGACTTCAAACAATTAGACATTACATACAACAAGTATCCCAtcaattaaaaaaatatgttattctAGATtatacaaataaaaataaatctaGTTGGCATACTAAGAAGATATTTTATTCTAgattgaaataaaaataaatctagTTGGCATATTTAGCTCTAATTCTGGTCACATAATTTTTCAAGGCTTAAAacatatagtaaaatcatttaatatatattgaaGATGTACAAAATCACTTCGAATATATTAAAAacttataaattatatatatgtagCAATTAAATATATTTTAGAACAATACAATACTGTGTGTATATTTATACAGAAAGAAAACCGTGACCAAAAACAAATTAGTACCCATCTCAAAGGCACTCCAAGTGGGCCACGAATTACCCCAAGTTGGGCATGCTCTTGGAATCATATGCAATAAAAAAGATGTACAATCAACTACCCAATATCCAAGTATGATGAATACAAATTAGTGTTATGCAAAGAAGTTACCTCATCAAAATCCTTGTTTATTGTTCTAAGAAAGTGATCAGACGGATTCTGGAAATTGGGGCAAGGGAAGCCATTTAAAGTGAAAAACTGCATCCAAATAAGATATAAATTTAGCTTACCATCGATAAAAAACCATCTAGACATGAATTAACAATTGTATGATAACCATACTTCATTTGCATAGCTTGTCTTTCCGAAGTAAACTGTTCTTCCAGAAGAAAGGAGACATAGATTATGAAAAAGCCCAAATACTTCACTGGATGGCTGGTGAATGGATGCAATGATGGTCCTTCCTTCGTGCTGATCAAGCCTTGCGATTCTGCTCATCACGTAGTACGAGGCCGCACTATCAAGGCCACTTGTTGGTTCGTCAAGAAAGAGAAGCTTAGGACGAGTTAAAATCTCGATACATATGCTAACTCGTCTCTTCTGGCCTCCACTCAGACCTTTAGCTCCCCACCCTCCAATCCTCGTGTCGATCGAATCTTGAAGACCCATCTCTTTTATCGTCATTTCCGCTCTCTCCTTCTTCTCTGTTTTAGACATGGAGTCTGGTAGTTGAAGTTGTGCTGAATAGTAGACGCTTTCCCGGACAGTAAGTGTTGTGATCAGTGTATCATCTTGAGTCACATAAGCCTAGAGGGTTTTATTTTTCAGTATCTTTGCTTTATCAAATAAAAACGAGATCAAGGATGATCCTAATAAAATCACATTTCCTACATATATTTAGTTCTTACCGATGTCCCATATGCTAGGGTTTTCTTGATTCCATTAACTAAAATATCACCAGTATTCCTAGTCTTGCGATCTAGTCTCCCTGCATACCAAATGGAAAATGTTAAACAAACACAATTATGATAGGTCATACAGGCCGCATGATAGGGGTGAAATGTGTTCATATGGTTTGTATGAAAGGTAAATCATATGGCACGTATGATGTCCAGATTCACAAATAAACGACTGATGTAACCAATGAATGACCCATACGACCCTATGGCGTTTTAATCTATCATACAACTTGTACGATGCAATGGCATTGTGTACACTTTAGGGATGTTCAATCCTTAACAACACACTACAAAATATTAGTTAAAACTGTAATGCTATTTTTTATCATTATAAGGGTGGACGGTACATTCACAGGATGGAGATCATTACCCAGT contains the following coding sequences:
- the LOC110889980 gene encoding ABC transporter G family member 11 isoform X1, yielding MEPSHDIKVQNPQEVEITSQRNHSGNGKVEADINNGVCLTWKDLCVMVPDGQTGGTRSILQGVTGYARPGELLAIMGPSGSGKSTLLDALAGRLDRKTRNTGDILVNGIKKTLAYGTSAYVTQDDTLITTLTVRESVYYSAQLQLPDSMSKTEKKERAEMTIKEMGLQDSIDTRIGGWGAKGLSGGQKRRVSICIEILTRPKLLFLDEPTSGLDSAASYYVMSRIARLDQHEGRTIIASIHQPSSEVFGLFHNLCLLSSGRTVYFGKTSYANEFFTLNGFPCPNFQNPSDHFLRTINKDFDEDIELGLGGRKPTEEVIKTLVDSYKSSTTYQEVNNTVAEICEKRDEAHDNNKDHASFLTQSLVLTRRSFVNMRRDLGYYWLRLAIYLALALGLGTLYYNVGSTYTSVEARSSMLMFVASFLTFMAIGGFPSFVEDMKVFERERLNGHYSTGAFVIANTLSSIPYLLLVSVIPGVVAYYLAGLRDGFDHFVYFTSVIFACMLVVESLMMTIASVVPNYLLGIIVGAGIQGFMMISGGFFRLPNDLPDPFWRYPLFYIGFHKYAFQGLFKNEFEGVRYAYNEAGVPKVMDGEYILRVKWQVEMGYSKWIDLLVLLGMVVVWRVLFCVFIMIAEKVKSGSMTLVSSIPEKQKVQVMVNPVATPSH
- the LOC110889980 gene encoding ABC transporter G family member 11 isoform X2 — protein: MEPSHDIKVQNPQEVEITSQRNHSGNGKVEADINNGVCLTWKDLCVMVPDGQTGGTRSILQGVTGYARPGELLAIMGPSGSGKSTLLDALAGRLDRKTRNTGDILVNGIKKTLAYGTSAYVTQDDTLITTLTVRESVYYSAQLQLPDSMSKTEKKERAEMTIKEMGLQDSIDTRIGGWGAKGLSGGQKRRVSICIEILTRPKLLFLDEPTSGLDSAASYYVMSRIARLDQHEGRTIIASIHQPSSEVFGLFHNLCLLSSGRTVYFGKTSYANEFFTLNGFPCPNFQNPSDHFLRTINKDFDEDIELGLGGRKPTEEVIKTLVDSYKSSTTYQEVNNTVAEICEKARSSMLMFVASFLTFMAIGGFPSFVEDMKVFERERLNGHYSTGAFVIANTLSSIPYLLLVSVIPGVVAYYLAGLRDGFDHFVYFTSVIFACMLVVESLMMTIASVVPNYLLGIIVGAGIQGFMMISGGFFRLPNDLPDPFWRYPLFYIGFHKYAFQGLFKNEFEGVRYAYNEAGVPKVMDGEYILRVKWQVEMGYSKWIDLLVLLGMVVVWRVLFCVFIMIAEKVKSGSMTLVSSIPEKQKVQVMVNPVATPSH